DNA from Rosa rugosa chromosome 6, drRosRugo1.1, whole genome shotgun sequence:
AGAAACTTTATACCCTTAATCAATTCAAATATAGATTGCATCAAAGTTTGCAactcatttgaattttttgaggtGTTATCTTTATCTAGACCTTCAGTGATAGCTTTAGAAATTTTGATTTCTTCAAAACGGTCTGAGACACAAACCCATACTCTCTTGTCAAAGTGAGACTGAACCATTTCATCATTATAAACTAACTGAGCAAAAGTTGTTTTCTCCATTCCCCCCATCCCGACAATAGGGATGATAAGAGGTACCACTTTTTCTTGACTACTATCACTTAGCAACTTGCTAACTATGAGGTTTCTCTCCTTCTCTCGACCAAATGTTTTATCAATGGGAAGATAAGTAGTTTTTTGTCGTTGAGGTAGTTCGGCGACCCTAGTGATGTTGTGAAAGCTAAAATCTTGTTTTTGTTAAGCTATGAATTCTATTCTTTCATTTAGATCTTTTATCCTCACAGCAATATCATGACGAAGCATTGACCGATTGACTTGGCCAAAACAAAAGCAAGAGGAAGGAAAGGAAAAGCATACCTTCTTCTTGGTAGTAGCTAGAGCATTTTCACcatgtttttcttgtttctccATCTGTCTCTTTAGATCTTCCGTGATCCACTCATCCAACACATCATCCATGAAACTTCAGTCAGTTCACTAAGCCAATGTCTCACTGTGGCTTCCGTCACTTGCCTCTGCTCTGCATCCTGCAGCACAGCTTGAATAGCTTCGAGATTGCGGGTGAGGCTCTTGACTTCTTTCTTAACCCCAACCACCAATTTTAGCTCTTGTCCGACCTTGTCAAGGGCAATCGTTGCCAGACGCTCTAGGAGAACGTTAACTACTGCCTCAGCCATGTTCTTGAAGTAGGCTTGAAAGCGATcgaaaatgaaaatgagaatTAATGTAGAATATTGGGTTGTGCTATATGCCTATATTGTCTTTGCTCCTCCCACTCTATATAGAACGTTAACTACTGCCTCAGCCATGTTCTTGAAGTAGGCTTGAAAGCGATcgaaaatgaaaatgagaatTAATGTAGAATATTGGGTTGTGCTATATGCCTATATTGTCTTTGCTCCTCCCACTCTATATAGTGGCTTGATAGATGGTCTAAGAAAGTAATTGATACATGACTTTGTGGAGAAGGCAGAGTGCAAAACCTCTCTAAAGGAGATGTTCAGAAGACAATGTGGAATTTGTTCTAAAATGTAAGCATATAGGGTTTGGCACCCATGCCAATTCCGCCTTGGAAATATGGCCAACACTTTAATATAAGCACATAGGCTGGTTGATACGTTGCGTTTAATTAGGTCTCGGTAGATCCTTTTTGGCATCCACGCACGTCCATCTCTACTCTTTTAATACTTTCCTATAAGTAACATAAAAAACTGGTTCGTTGAGGAAATCGTAAAAAAATACATCAGAGATTTTAGTATTCCGCCAATTGTAATACATTATATAGATAATGGTGAGATTaagaaacacaacaattttaaAAGATTGAAATCGGGCTTTGCTTGGTTTGGCACATTGGCAGGTATTATGGGGCGGGACATCTGTGGAATGCAATGACATGCCGAAACATGTTAAACCTTATTAACTCTAGTGCTTCTTGAAATTCTTCTGTAATGCATGATTGTTAGAAACGTTTTCCAATTGACGGAGCACCAAAATctaaaaagattttttttattttattttttaataaattcaTTGTTTTCCAACTTTAAAAAAAATcgtaaaaagacaaaatttgcATCATGATTTTGCAATTCCTTTATTCCAAGAAGTGTTTTAAAATCATTACTTGAGGCTGAAAAAATTAGTGTGAAAATAAGaacattttttttcattttctctcgGCTTCTATCGGCCCAAAGTCAACCCTAGAAACAAAAAACTTTTCTGTCAAAGTGTATGCCCGGTCCGACGGCTCGCCCTTGCGGCagtgtcgtcggacgggctagAGTGGACATTGTGTCCGGAAGTTCTCGGTTTAGTAGCCAGCCTAGTTGGAGTGAGAGAGTGGGGTGTTTGCATTCCAGTTTGCGGGGAGCACTTGTCAGGGACGGGAATCGCTTGTTCGGTGGTGTTTCTCAAGCGCTAGGGTCGCTCAGTCTAAGATCGGAGTGCGGTCGGTCGGTGACTTGGCCGCCTGGTGGGATCGAAGGGGTGGTATCCAGATCGCGTTCCAAGAGTCTCAGATCGGATCGGCGTTCTCCGAGCTGGTTGGGATTTGTCGGTGACGATCTGTGGAGGAGGGTGGCTGGAAGAGACGGCTTTCCTCGCCGGCGTGATGGGGATGGTGGTGAGAGGAAGGGATTTCCAGCGAACCGAACAGATAGTGGCGGCGGTGATGCAGCCGGTGGTGGGAGGACAGGAACGCAACACAAACGGTCGTGCTGCACCAGCAGCTTTCCTTACTGGATTAGGCTTGGTAAagattgggcttgggctttgtCCATTGACCCATTTTacttttatgttttgttttatgtttatttcatttttataaGATGTGGCTATATGCCAGAAATAAGTCCCTACCACTTTtgggtagggcgacgtgggctctgtcccggtatgcacactcagtgtgccttgtctggcctagcgaggctgcgagctatttgcttgatcaaatggacgcaacctcctagtggcaggatgaaattgagtgtcgccggatttatttccgtgcggcaacatagtgggaaagctgtgctatttgcaactatgcttcttcgtaatagagttatctttccggtatgtcaccgctatgtcaaagcaaatagagtagccattcgtgcactctttgctaattggtgcttgttagaatacatagattttgtggagaatccgGGTTTTATTCTAAgatgttctctctatgcttattgtaatttggggttcaggctctacgtcccccctttgtattctgcaatttcattaatcaaggcttaagggcagccgcaccagcctcacttcaaaaaaaaaaaaaaaaaaaaaaagaacattttCATCCATATTTTCACAGATCCAGACTCTAACTCTCTGTTTTATATAAATGTTCTTTACTATGTCTCGTAAGTCATAATATCATCCACTCAACAATAAGCAACCGTAGATTTTAACAGCTCTACTTGTAGTTAAACAATTGGCATCAGTTGATTTTAGCTTATGAAAACAAAATCGCAAACCTGTAAGctattttcaaattttttaccataagcattttttttttttcatcaagcATCATTTCCCTTTAAATTAAGTCCAACCAAACTGAACCAAATTATTACTGCTCTTGTATAAGAACACTTGCTTTTTGGCAAAAAAATGGAGGCAGGCTAGGGAAAGAGCCACAGATGGCAAATTGACATCTTCGTGGTAAATTTGGAGTTTTGGACTCTGTACAGGTTTTGGACTCTGGACAGGACGAACATAGTAGAGACTTCAGACTCCAGCACAGGGGCCTTCCCCTTTTCTGAAACTGGAATCCGCGACATACTAACTAATATAATTTCATAGATTACAGCCTAAAAGTACTCGCGAAATCCTAGCCCTACTTATAGGCAACCATGTGCTATTCATGTTCAATTGATAATTGCAACTGTCAACATACCAGAAAACGTATAACTGACAAAACAAAGAAGATAAAGAGGTGGTAATAAAAAACGTTCAGCAGTGGCACGTTTGGCAGGTTGAACATCATAAAATCATGATGTTCCATTATAATATACAATATGCCAAACGTGTCATTGCTGAAGAGGAAACCCTAAACTAGGAAAGAAACCACCCCTCAACGTTCTACTGAACAGAAGCCCATTAACGAAGAGCAAATTGTAAAACACAAACAAGGGACATATTCTAATCCACAAAAATCATTAACACTAAATACAATCTTCACAGGGCTCAAAGCAATTGCCGGAGTTGCTGGTTTTCTTTCCGCAGAGATTTAACTTCTTCCATTAGCTCAGCTTGGTTTGCCAGAATTTTACTCATTACCGTTGACATATCCGTCTGTAAATTATTAGAAAATGAATGaggaaaattaaaaacaaaaagggaACAGCCAGAGCAATAGCAGATGCATACCTCTTGCATGTGGAATTGTCTTAAAATTTCTATATGAAGGTTCCTCATATCTTCATGTACTGATTTCTGAAAGGAATCAAGAGTCTCTTCTAGAGTACGTTGAAAAATCTGAAATGTAAAGGAATTTCCCTGCTGTGCATCTTGTTGAGGGACCTTCTGCAGTTGTGAGGTTCCTCCCTGTAAAAGTATTGTCATTCAGTGTACTATAATAATCTAGTATGGCAGAACAAAGCCAACATAATAAACTTCTTTAATGGCTTCTTCCCATGAGTTCCATcacttttttttctattattctTTTGAATGCCAATTCATATGCAAAATTAGGCAATAACTTATCTAATAAATCAAAGGCAACATACTAAACTTCTTTAATGGCTTCTTCCCATGAGTTCCatcactttttttctttctattattctTTTGAATGCCAATTCATATGCAAAATTAGGCAATAACTTATCTAATAAATCAAAGACATCTTACGTTCATTGCTGGAAGAATCCCTGATTCTGTGGCAGTTGATGTATCTGACTTTGACACCAAGCTAGTTAACAATTCTCTCATTTCAGCtcctgttttctttgtttttggtgaaCCCACTGCGAGTGATGTTCTGTCGCTGAAGGAAGATGTAGTGCCTATCCTCTCTGCATAAGTAGAGAATCTCCGATGGAGGGTCAAAGACGATGTTGGTGAATCAAGGCTACACTGTCCCATGATTCCTTTGCTACCAGGGGACATAGGCATGGCACTAGAGTTAACGTGTTCTGGAAATCCCAAGGAATTCTCGTGATTGAAAGAGACATCTTTAATGCGCATATTCGCATAGTTTAAGCTTGTAGAGCTAATACTTGTCTGACTTGTTGATAAGGATGTATCTGGTAATCCAGATATAAGTGATCCTGATGTCTGAGCTGACATCCCAAAGCGAGATGGCATAATGTTTGGCTGAAGCAGGTTGGTATACTTATCAGATAATCTTTCACCGCCCCAAGCTTCTGGAGGGGTGATGGATGAGTCTTCACTCTTGGAATACGGAGCAGGAGTTGATTCTAATCGAGCAAATGAAGATTTGCTGTCATCCTGCACCAAGGAATAATGTAAAACCATCATGCAAACAATTTATGTGCACTGGATTAATGAAATTCAAAAGATAAATATTTCACATTAGGCATTCATCTAGAAATACTAGAGTTATAGGGATGTGACACCTGTTTAGAAGCTGAGCTAGGCTTCCAATCAAATATTGGATGATCACTTGACACATCCTCTGCCAATGGGAACCTCCTACCAGACGAGGGAAATAATAGTGATGAAGGCTTCTTATCTACACTATCCTTCTTTGATCTGTCATGATCATCCCACAGCTTGTCAAGTGTAGGTGTGATAGGATGAACATCCACAAGAGGGGAAAATACCTCCATATCATCCTTGAAGTTAAAAGTAGATCGAGGAGCATGCAATCTTGACAATGTTCCACCTGGCCACAAATGCCCGCGATGTGGTGTATCCTCTGCAGTAGAAACATTAAGTGTGGTTGACGCTAATCCACTGCCAGTTGCTGTAACTGAAAATGTATCAGCAGATAAACCAGAACGGCCTGGATTCCGAGAACTAGATACTGCCATAGATAGAGAAAGGTTTGATGAAGTCACAGAAGGAAGTGGATCAGGCATAAGGATTGAATCTTCAACAGCATCTCCTAAAAGCGCAGTCTCAACAGAACAACTGCTTTCATTTACAACGACAGGTTTCGACCTTTGCCAGCATAAACTTGTAACAGCCTGATTAATAGTGTAACTGATTAGTACAACAAAGTCAAGAAACATTTTGGTTGATATAAAAATTCAAATCTTTGGCtgaaaaaaaggggaaaaaaatgtTATTTATGCAGACTGTCTGTTGAAAGTTAAATGCACTATTTTCTGCCTCAAAACAAGAATCCTGGTTTTGATCTTTGCCAGCAAAGACTTGTAATAATGTGATGAATAGTGTAACTGACTAGTAAAACAAAGTGAAGACACATTTTGGTTGACATATAAATTCAAATCTTTGCGTGaacaaaaaaatacaaatatatacatatgagagagagagagagagagagagagagatttaccTCTGAACTATTATAAGCACGAAGAACAGTAAAAGGCTCTGGTTTACCACGGACATCATAAAATACAACACGACCGCTACTTGTTCCAGCTGCTAGTACCCAGCCATCATCTCTAAATGCCAATGCAGAAAAAGGTGCCTCATAGGAGATGCAAGATGAATGTCTCCTAGACCCTGAGTCGTAAGTATACAACTTTTTATCGAGCCCGACACTAGCAAACATCTGTTAAGAGAAAAGGCATTTTGAATATCAGAATGCACAAGCAATATATTTCCAAATATTCTGATTATAAAACTCCACAACTTCAGAGTGGTAAAATAGCCTTCTAGTCTTATAACCATAATGAATCAAAATATTAAAGTTAATATTTACTTATGCCACCTTGTCATTTGACGGTGAGAAACTGATACCAGCAGTTGGTGCAGAATGCTGCTTCAACCAAGAAATCTGCaagtttgaaaaaagaaaaggagaagaaaaaccAGTTATATTTCCAAAGACAAAACAAGAAAATTGAGAATAAGTACTTTTCATCTTTCAACTATGACTATCTCTAGATTTAATAATGCAGAAATGATAAACAGAAAAGTTAATCAAAGGATAATAATTTACAACTACTCTTTTCAAAGGACAATATGAATGCCCcccttggaagaagaagaagaagaagaaattgaaaacttGTAAGACATGCGATTTCTCTTTACTTCAAATAAGCCTGTTTCACAAATGTGTATTGGGAACAGATTTTAGTTTCCATTAATGCAATGGGAATTTACAAACAAAAAAGATCAGGACAACCCAGCACAGAGGTCATTAACATTCAGAGAGATTCATTAACCTAATGCAAACCTTTGGGCTACGACCAGTTGTGTCCCACAAATGCACAGAGCCATCATCACCTGCAGTCACCAAAAGGTGTCGGCTAATCCGGGAATAATCAAGCACTCTTAGTACCTGGTCTTAAAAGCCAGCAAACAAACAATTAGCTTGCAAGCCAAAGCCTCAAAACCACAAACACCACAGGGACAAGAAAAAGGCCGCGAGAGACAGCGAGAAAACAACCTGTCCATTAGGGTCCTTAAATTCGGTTGTTCTTGTACTAGATGCCAGGTTGTGGATTATGAGATCCCCACTAAGGCTGATGGAAGCCAAGTGCTCATCTTTGCAATTGTACGCTGCGCCAGTAATAGTACTCGAGTGGCCCCTCAACCATTTAATACATCTCTTTCTCTGCAAATCCCATATCCTCACAACCTGACCGCTCCCACCAGAACATATATATCTCGAAACCTTGTTACTGAAGCTAAGCGCCGATATAGACTCCTGTATAAACATTTCCACTCAGTTAACTCATTCTCCCAAGCATTTCACTTCACATCCAATATCACACCATATCTTCTCAGTTACACAACTTAATTACCTCAATGTTGTCACCACTGTCCGTCCCGGCCACCGGAATAGTCCCCAAGCTCTGCCCATTCTTATGCCACAACGATATCTTCTTATCATCTCCGGCACTCACCACAACCAAATCTGCAAAAATCACAACCCACATTGAACAGAAAATTCACAataatttcacctaaaaaactATAGATTCATAAAAACAGTTGCAAAGTTCGAAACCAAACGCAACGAAATCTATAACCGTCTTCGAATTCATGGAAATTAAATCAACAAATGAAAGAgcgagagtgagagtgagagtgaaaGTGACTAACTGGTGTGATTCCACTTGACGGAGTTGACGTGGCAACCGGGAGAAGGAATGTAGCTGGAGACGCATGGATCGCCGGACTTGACGGAAACGTCGAAGAGCTTCACGGTGTCGCCGCCGCTTGCGGCCAGTAAAGTCACTGACGGATCCACTATGTTCATTGTCGCTCTGTTTTTCTAACCAGGTTTTCCGATTCGGTTTCTCCTTTTCTTCAACGGGAAGGTATCCGGCTCCGATTTGCCGGGAAATGAAGTGGTTATGGTTGTGGGGAATTTTGGAAGtgaaaggagaagagaattgAAATTGGGAAATGAAAAGAGGGTTTGGTTTGTAagtttgtatttgaattttgggtttttggattagaaaaaccaaaccctaCTAAAAAAGAGAGGGCGAAAAATTTAAAATGCGTTGTAAAATGAATTTGTGACATGTATTTAtacgaaaaaaaaatatttattatgtAATTATATTATGAGCAATAGAGTTCCATTGATATGTAATCATTTTTCTCATTAGTAATCAAATATGGTCGAATTATTTAGTAGGTGTATTTAATAAGAAATTGAGGTGTCAAATGAagtatttggttttttttttttttttttttttttttttttt
Protein-coding regions in this window:
- the LOC133718820 gene encoding protein NEDD1, with protein sequence MNIVDPSVTLLAASGGDTVKLFDVSVKSGDPCVSSYIPSPGCHVNSVKWNHTNLVVVSAGDDKKISLWHKNGQSLGTIPVAGTDSGDNIEESISALSFSNKVSRYICSGGSGQVVRIWDLQRKRCIKWLRGHSSTITGAAYNCKDEHLASISLSGDLIIHNLASSTRTTEFKDPNGQVLRVLDYSRISRHLLVTAGDDGSVHLWDTTGRSPKISWLKQHSAPTAGISFSPSNDKMFASVGLDKKLYTYDSGSRRHSSCISYEAPFSALAFRDDGWVLAAGTSSGRVVFYDVRGKPEPFTVLRAYNSSEAVTSLCWQRSKPVVVNESSCSVETALLGDAVEDSILMPDPLPSVTSSNLSLSMAVSSSRNPGRSGLSADTFSVTATGSGLASTTLNVSTAEDTPHRGHLWPGGTLSRLHAPRSTFNFKDDMEVFSPLVDVHPITPTLDKLWDDHDRSKKDSVDKKPSSLLFPSSGRRFPLAEDVSSDHPIFDWKPSSASKQDDSKSSFARLESTPAPYSKSEDSSITPPEAWGGERLSDKYTNLLQPNIMPSRFGMSAQTSGSLISGLPDTSLSTSQTSISSTSLNYANMRIKDVSFNHENSLGFPEHVNSSAMPMSPGSKGIMGQCSLDSPTSSLTLHRRFSTYAERIGTTSSFSDRTSLAVGSPKTKKTGAEMRELLTSLVSKSDTSTATESGILPAMNGGTSQLQKVPQQDAQQGNSFTFQIFQRTLEETLDSFQKSVHEDMRNLHIEILRQFHMQETDMSTVMSKILANQAELMEEVKSLRKENQQLRQLL